A window of the Cannabis sativa cultivar Pink pepper isolate KNU-18-1 chromosome X, ASM2916894v1, whole genome shotgun sequence genome harbors these coding sequences:
- the LOC115714578 gene encoding probable phospholipid hydroperoxide glutathione peroxidase — MASTPSTANFSTPFHASFQTKPIQKSCNSTLWPSMELSVPSAKLLIGSSKSGFFRSGFFSQSSNLSGIFGKSRSSGVFARAATDKTLYDFSVKDIEGKEVPLSKFKGKVLLIVNVASRCGLTTANYSELSHLYEKYKTQGLEILAFPCNQFGGQEPGSNPEIKQFACTRFKAEFPIFDKVDVNGPQTAPVYKFLKSSAGGFLGDVIKWNFEKFLVDKNGVVVERYAPTTSPFQIEKDIQKLLAA; from the exons ATGGCTTCTACCCCTTCCACTGCCAATTTTTCTACTCCTTTCCATGCCTCTTTCCAAACCAAGCCTATCCAAAAGTCTTGCAATTCTACTTTATGGCCTTCCATGGAACTTTCGGTACCGTCAGCCAAATTGTTAATTGGTTCCTCTAAATCAGGCTTTTTCCGTTCTGGGTTTTTTTCGCAATCATCCAACCTTTCTGGGATTTTCGGAAAGTCTCGATCTTCGGGTGTTTTTGCAAGAGCAGCTACGGATAAGACTCTCTATGACTTCTCTGTTAAG GACATTGAAGGGAAGGAGGTTCCTCTTAGCAAATTCAAGGGAAAAGTTCTTTTGATTGTCAATGTGGCTTCTAGATG TGGTTTAACAACTGCAAATTATTCGGAGCTATCACACTTGTATGAAAAGTATAAGACTCAAG GACTCGAGATACTAGCTTTCCCTTGCAATCAGTTTGGTGGTCAAGAACCTGGATCAAATCCAGAAATCAAGCAGTTCGCTTGTACAAGGTTCAAAGCCGAATTCCCAATTTTTGATAAG GTTGATGTAAATGGACCACAGACAGCTCCAGTTTATAAGTTTCTGAAATCTAGTGCCGGAGGCTTTCTAGGGGATGTAATAAAGTGGAATTTCGAGAAGTTTTTGGTGGATAAAAATGGCGTAGTTGTTGAGAGATATGCACCAACGACATCTCCTTTTCAGATCGAG AAGGACATACAGAAGCTACTTGCAGCATGA